A window from Candidatus Krumholzibacteriota bacterium encodes these proteins:
- a CDS encoding rhodanese-like domain-containing protein: MYAKKESTYHRELSTRELLKKFGHSNLKVIDVRPPEAYNGWRLQCEKRGGHIEGAKSFPAKWAEYIDWIEIVRSRGIKPEDMIVVYGYSRDQTDKVIKQFVNSGYDDVAAYYGFTDEWVMSDSLPMEQLERYNRLVPAPWLKRLIETGDAEEYENNRFVLCHAHYRNREDYLAGHIPGAVDIDTNALESQETWNCRKPDEIKKALLSRGITSETTVVLYGRFSFPDNNDPFPGSSAGHLGAMRAAFIMLYAGVKDVRLLNGGMQAWLDAGYGVETEENTKMKAEKFGVNIPQNPELITDMAGAREILEAEGKNLVSVRSWPEYTGRVSGYNYIEKKGRIPGSIFGNCGSDAYHMENYRNLDHTMREYHEIERIWSEAGITPDKHNAFYCGTGWRASEAFFSAWLMGWPDISVFDGGWYQWSSDPENPIETGTPE; encoded by the coding sequence ATGTATGCCAAAAAAGAATCTACATACCACCGGGAACTTTCCACCCGGGAGCTGCTCAAAAAATTTGGACATTCTAATCTGAAGGTAATTGATGTTCGCCCTCCCGAGGCTTATAATGGCTGGAGATTGCAGTGTGAAAAAAGAGGCGGTCATATAGAAGGCGCAAAATCTTTTCCTGCTAAATGGGCTGAATATATAGACTGGATAGAGATAGTCCGGTCCCGGGGGATAAAGCCGGAAGATATGATCGTTGTTTACGGCTACAGCAGAGATCAAACAGATAAAGTAATCAAACAGTTTGTTAATTCGGGGTATGATGATGTCGCGGCTTACTACGGGTTTACAGACGAGTGGGTTATGAGTGACTCACTGCCTATGGAGCAACTGGAAAGATACAACAGGCTGGTTCCCGCCCCATGGCTTAAGCGGTTGATTGAGACCGGAGATGCCGAAGAATATGAAAACAACAGGTTTGTACTCTGTCATGCTCATTACCGAAATCGGGAAGACTATTTAGCTGGGCATATACCGGGAGCTGTCGATATAGATACGAATGCGCTCGAATCGCAGGAGACCTGGAACTGCCGTAAACCGGATGAGATAAAAAAGGCGCTTCTGTCCAGGGGGATAACATCAGAGACAACGGTTGTGCTTTACGGGAGGTTTTCATTCCCGGACAATAACGATCCCTTTCCGGGAAGCAGCGCGGGACACCTTGGGGCGATGCGAGCCGCTTTTATAATGCTATATGCGGGTGTAAAAGATGTGCGTCTGCTTAACGGAGGTATGCAGGCGTGGTTGGATGCCGGGTACGGGGTGGAAACAGAAGAGAATACGAAAATGAAGGCTGAAAAATTCGGGGTTAATATCCCTCAGAACCCGGAGTTGATTACAGATATGGCAGGGGCGAGGGAGATTCTCGAGGCTGAAGGAAAAAACCTGGTAAGCGTCCGCAGCTGGCCGGAGTATACAGGCCGGGTAAGCGGTTACAATTACATAGAGAAGAAGGGTAGAATACCGGGTTCTATCTTCGGCAACTGCGGGTCAGACGCATACCACATGGAGAATTACAGAAACCTCGACCATACTATGAGGGAGTACCACGAGATCGAAAGGATCTGGAGTGAAGCGGGAATTACTCCCGACAAACATAATGCCTTCTACTGCGGGACCGGCTGGAGGGCGAGCGAGGCCTTCTTTAGCGCCTGGCTTATGGGCTGGCCGGACATATCGGTTTTCGACGGCGGATGGTATCAATGGAGCAGTGACCCTGAGAATCCGATCGAAACGGGAACTCCAGAGTAG
- the egtD gene encoding L-histidine N(alpha)-methyltransferase — translation MQKIYAGSRIKIRSLLDGNSREKNLKDIISGLTGERKQISSVFFYDEVGSRLFERITALEEYYLYDMEKKILREISPEICGSFDGMDIVEIGSGDCSKISILIGSIPESKRAAIRYVPVDISYSALKKSADIISERFPLIEFYGLAANFLSKIDRVPESSGRFFCFFGSTIGNLDRDQALVYLTDLQEVMNSGDNLLLGVDMIKDRKILELAYNDRDGITAEFNKNILNVVNKKAGMDFDPELFQHVAFFNDQHSRIEMHLEAVEDMEIRTPHLNKRIPIGKGERIHTENSHKFSREQVVMMIERAGLRIKRIYTDSRKWYSLILIVKD, via the coding sequence ATGCAGAAAATATATGCCGGAAGCAGAATTAAGATAAGAAGCCTTCTTGACGGAAACAGCAGGGAGAAGAATCTTAAGGATATAATCAGTGGGCTTACGGGAGAGAGAAAACAGATATCCAGCGTTTTCTTCTATGATGAGGTGGGCTCGAGGCTGTTCGAGAGAATAACAGCCCTTGAGGAATACTACCTCTACGATATGGAAAAGAAAATCTTAAGAGAGATCTCGCCTGAGATATGCGGATCGTTCGATGGGATGGATATAGTTGAAATTGGAAGCGGAGACTGCTCTAAGATCTCAATTCTTATAGGGTCTATTCCGGAATCAAAGAGGGCGGCGATCCGTTACGTTCCTGTGGATATAAGTTACTCAGCTCTTAAGAAATCCGCCGATATCATATCAGAGCGATTTCCCCTTATTGAGTTTTACGGCCTGGCGGCAAATTTCTTAAGCAAGATCGACCGTGTACCTGAATCATCCGGCCGTTTCTTCTGTTTCTTCGGAAGCACTATCGGGAATCTGGACAGAGATCAGGCACTAGTATATCTAACTGATCTCCAGGAGGTTATGAACAGCGGCGACAACCTCCTTCTGGGTGTGGACATGATAAAGGATAGAAAAATATTAGAGCTTGCCTACAACGACCGTGATGGGATTACTGCCGAGTTCAATAAAAATATACTGAATGTGGTGAACAAAAAGGCCGGCATGGACTTCGACCCGGAGCTTTTTCAGCATGTGGCTTTTTTCAACGACCAGCACTCTAGGATAGAGATGCACCTGGAGGCGGTGGAGGATATGGAAATAAGAACCCCGCACCTTAATAAAAGGATCCCCATAGGAAAGGGGGAAAGAATCCACACCGAGAACTCGCACAAGTTTTCCCGTGAGCAGGTAGTGATGATGATAGAAAGGGCGGGACTTAGGATTAAGAGGATTTATACGGACAGCAGGAAGTGGTATTCACTAATTTTGATAGTCAAGGACTGA
- a CDS encoding SufS family cysteine desulfurase — protein sequence MIDIDDIREDFPILSREENGKQICYLDNAATTQKPKRVLDRIIRFYSEEYSSTHRGAHLLSRRATGLYEDARESVRKFLNAEKALEIVFTSGATESINLIAYSFGERFIREDDEIIVTGMEHHANIVPWQRLCRRKKAVLRVIPLEKNGNLRIDKLKNLIKPKTKLISVTHVSNVLGVINPVEKIIEAAHKKDIPVLVDAAQSIQHIPVNVREMDCDFFVFSGHKVYGPTGTGVLYGKENLLKELPPFNTGGGMIKSVSFEKTEYEAVPLKFEAGTGNIAGVIGLAEAIEYIDNIGQGEIEAHENKLLKYLEDELKSLEGVVIYAEGSSKHGSISFNLDGIHHYDAGMILDGLGVAVRTGAHCAEPLMNHYGITGTVRASVALYNNINDLERLITGIKKVSSMMAG from the coding sequence ATGATCGATATTGATGATATAAGAGAAGACTTTCCCATATTAAGCAGGGAAGAAAACGGCAAACAAATCTGCTACCTCGACAACGCGGCTACAACCCAGAAACCGAAGCGGGTGCTGGATAGAATCATAAGATTCTATAGCGAAGAATACAGCAGCACACACCGGGGAGCTCACCTGTTGAGCCGGAGAGCAACCGGTCTTTACGAAGATGCAAGGGAAAGTGTAAGAAAATTCCTAAACGCCGAAAAAGCCTTAGAGATAGTTTTCACCTCGGGTGCCACAGAATCGATTAATCTCATAGCTTACTCTTTCGGAGAAAGGTTCATCCGGGAAGATGACGAGATAATAGTAACGGGAATGGAGCACCACGCGAACATCGTTCCATGGCAGCGCTTATGCAGGAGGAAGAAAGCGGTCCTCAGGGTGATCCCTCTTGAAAAAAACGGAAATCTGAGGATAGATAAATTAAAGAATCTGATTAAACCGAAAACGAAGCTGATCTCAGTCACGCACGTTTCCAACGTGCTGGGTGTAATCAACCCGGTAGAGAAGATTATAGAAGCGGCTCATAAGAAAGATATTCCGGTACTGGTCGATGCAGCTCAGTCCATTCAGCATATCCCGGTAAATGTGAGAGAAATGGATTGTGATTTTTTTGTTTTTTCCGGGCACAAGGTATACGGACCCACCGGAACAGGTGTACTCTACGGAAAAGAGAATTTGCTGAAAGAACTTCCCCCGTTCAACACCGGAGGAGGAATGATAAAGTCAGTCTCATTCGAAAAAACCGAGTACGAAGCCGTGCCCCTGAAGTTCGAAGCGGGCACAGGGAATATTGCGGGGGTTATAGGGCTCGCGGAAGCGATAGAGTATATAGATAATATCGGCCAGGGCGAAATAGAAGCGCACGAGAATAAATTGTTAAAATACCTTGAAGATGAACTGAAAAGCCTTGAAGGGGTGGTAATCTACGCTGAAGGATCCTCAAAGCACGGATCGATCTCCTTCAACCTTGACGGCATTCATCATTACGACGCGGGGATGATTCTCGATGGCCTCGGCGTGGCTGTAAGAACGGGCGCCCACTGCGCGGAGCCGCTGATGAACCATTATGGGATAACAGGAACTGTGAGGGCTTCAGTAGCGTTGTATAACAACATCAATGATTTGGAAAGACTGATAACGGGAATAAAAAAGGTCTCGAGCATGATGGCAGGATAA